The following is a genomic window from Armatimonadota bacterium.
TGCGGACGGACGACGGCTATCGTGTGCGCGGCGAGGAGGACCGGCCGCCGGCGCAGGTCGCCGAGCTGGAACAGGGCTGGGCGAATCACCCTATGGTCTATGTGTCGTGGTACGGCGCGGTCGCCTACTGCGAGTGGACGGGGTTGCGCTTGCCCACGGAACTGGAATGGGAGAAGGCAGCCCGGGGAGTGGACGGGAGAGCCTTCCCCTGGGGCAACGAGTGGGACGACAGCAAGTGCCATACCGGGGCGCGCAGCGCCGAGGAGCGGACCTGCGTCGTGTGGGACGCGCGGTACGAAGCAGGACGATCGGCCTGGGGGCATTGCCAGATGGTCGGCAACGTCTGGGAATACTGCGCGGACTGGTACGAGGAGGACGCCTACTCGCGCTATGCGCGGGGCGATTGCAAGCCGCCGGCAAGCGGCATGGCGCGCGTGCTGCGAGGCGGCTCCTGGTGCGACGGCGGCATGCGGAGCTTCCGCTGCGCGTGCCGCAGCCATGGCTACCCCGAGGGCCGCTACGCCAGCACCGGCTTCCGCTGCGCGCGCGACGCGCCGTGAGCCCGAGGTAGTGATGCGGTCACCAGCAGCCGGTCCGCGTGTCGTCAGCCCTGGATCTGATACCGGCGGAGTGTGTGCGCAGGAAATGAGTGGTGCGAACGGCTCGTCAACTGAAGCGCGCCCATGGCGGTACGGCCTGATCGGCTGCGGCCGGTTCGGTGTGTTCTGTCTGGAGCGCCTGGCCGGATGGGAACGCGTTCGCCCCGTGGCAGTGACCGATGTGGTCGCTGCGTCGGCCGAGGCCGCCGCGCGCGAGTTCGACC
Proteins encoded in this region:
- a CDS encoding SUMF1/EgtB/PvdO family nonheme iron enzyme, whose product is MPELSPVFINPKDAQEMILVPAGQAVFGDAADDSQDRKSSQFQAHLPDYYLGKHPVRNWQYAQFLDDAHPASSDLEKWIAFDAGCHVVRTDDGYRVRGEEDRPPAQVAELEQGWANHPMVYVSWYGAVAYCEWTGLRLPTELEWEKAARGVDGRAFPWGNEWDDSKCHTGARSAEERTCVVWDARYEAGRSAWGHCQMVGNVWEYCADWYEEDAYSRYARGDCKPPASGMARVLRGGSWCDGGMRSFRCACRSHGYPEGRYASTGFRCARDAP